CTGTTTTTGAAGACATCAGTAAAAAGAAAAATATCGAAAAAGCTTTAATAGAAAGTGAAAAAAAATATAGAATTTTATTTGAAAACAGTCAAGATGCGATATTTATTTTGGAAAATAATGAATTTGTCGCTTGTAATGATTCTTCTTGTAAATTATTCGGGTATAAAAATAAAGAAGAATTATTAAATATTCATCCCTCAGAAATTTCTCCTGAATATCAGGAAGACGGTCAATTATCTTTTGAAAAAGCCGAAGAAATGATAATGATTGCTGTTAATAAAGGATTTAATAAATTTGAATGGGTACATAAAAAGAAAAATGAAAAGAATTTTTATGCTGAAGTGTTATTAACAAAAATTCCGTATAAAGATTTATTTATTATTCATTCTGTGGTAAGGGATATTACTGACAGAAAACAATTTGAAAAAGGTCTTAAAATCGCAAAACAGGATGCTGAACAAGCAAACAGGTTAAAGAGTGAATTTTTGGCTAATATGTCACATGAAATCCGTACTCCTATGAATGCTATTATCGGGTTTTCAAGTATTTTAGAAAGTAAAACTAATGATCCGTTATTTAAATCATATACAGAAAAAATAATAATAAGCGGAAACAATTTGTTAGAGCTGATAAATGACATTTTAGACTTTTCAAAAATTGAAGCCGGACATTTTAAAATTGAAAAAGTCAGCTCAAATCCTCATGATATATTTAACGATGTTGAACTTATCTTTTCTGATAAAGTAAAGAGTAAAGGATTGCTTTTTGATATAAATATTAGTGATACACTTCCAAATTTGTTGGTTATTGATGCAAACAGAATAAGACAATTACTGTTAAATCTTGTAGATAATGCAATTAAATTTACTGAAACCGGTAAGGTTTCTGTAATTGTTGATTATGTTATTACCGGCAAAAAAGATGTTTTAGGAGATTTGAAAATTAAAGTTGAAGATACCGGTATTGGAATACCGGAGAATCAAATTGAATATATTTTTGAGAGTTTCAGGCAAGTTGAAGGACAAAATACCCGAAAATTCGGTGGTACCGGTCTTGGATTATCCATTACCAAACAATTGACACTAATGATGGGCGGAGAAATCAGTGTTATAAGCAAAGAAGGAACAGGTACTGAATTTTCAATTACTTTACATGATGTAAAAGCTGTTGATGATAATAAAACAAATACAGAAATTAATGTCCAAAAAAATATATCGGAAAATATATCGGAAAATATTTCAAAAGTATTGATTGCAGAAGATAATAAAATGAACAGAGAATTAATTAAATTATTCTTTGAAAATGAAAATTTTGAAATCATTGAAGCCGAAAATGGTAAAGAAGTTTTAGAAATTGTTAAAATTAATACACCCGATATTATTTTAATGGATATACAAATGCCTGAAATCAACGGATATGATACTGCAAATATCATAAAAGAAAATGAAGATTACAGTAATATTCCTATTATTGCCGTAACTGCACATGCAATGAGTGAGGATATTAATAAATATAAAGAAATTTTTGATGATTATCTTACCAAACCGGTTTCAAAGGAAATCTTAATGCAAACATTACAAAAGTTTTTCAGTTAATAATTAATTAAAATTCAGGACTGATTAATACTGAAAGTAGCCATGTAACTCAATTATATACAGAGGTATAAGTTGGACAGACTACAGGCTTTTAAAACTTCTTATGCACCAAATAAAATAATACTAATTTAAAATGTAACATTCACTTTTTTTTTTCGTCTTTAATACAGAAAATAAATCATAAAAATGGCAACAGCTCATATTCACGATAAGTTAATCCGAAAATGTAAAGCCGGCAGCAGCAAAGCACAATTTGAGATTTACAAGTTGTATTACAAAGGGATGTATAATGTAAGTTTAAGAATTGTACAAGATACACAAGAAGCTGAAGACGTAATGCAAGAAGCATTTTTATCGGCATTCAGTAAGTTAGATATGTGGTCTCAAGAAGTTAGCTTCGGATCTTGGTTAAAGAAGATAGTTGTAAATAAATCTTTGGATTATATTAAAAAAAGAAAAATGCAATTTGCAAATATTGACGATAAAGATATAACAGAGGAAGATAATTTCGGAGAATTTGATGAAAGTATAACATTAAAAGTTGCAGAAGTTAAAAGAGCAGTTCAAAAGTTACCTGAAAAATATCGTATTGTTACAGTAATGTTCCTTTTTGAAGGTTATACTCATAACGAGATTGCTGATGTTTTGGAGATAAGTCCTGAAGTTTCGAGAGTAAGGTTTAAGAGAGCAAAAGAGATGATAGCAAAATCTCCCGGATTTAAAGATACAATGCATAATATAATAATGAATTAAAAAATATTGATCATGGAAAAGAAATTTGATTTGGAAGGATTCATAAAAAATAATAAGGCTTTATTCAATACTGAAGAGCCGCCTGAAGGCCATTTTGACAGATTTCAAGCAAAATTAGACAGAAAATCAGGTAAAAGCAGAAGTTTGTTGTACAGATCAATGAAATATGCGGCTGTAATCGTATTGTTAATCTCCGGATATTTTGCCTATGATAAGGCAGATATC
This genomic interval from Bacteroidales bacterium contains the following:
- a CDS encoding PAS domain S-box protein yields the protein MWKIFIVIIIIIQSNISLLYSQESKIDSILSELETEIDFKRKVDLYYEIGILFSENNIDSSLIFLNKACKISQKNNYTAGKAKCLEGKAYVFSKNSNYSKSLDYYYKAAVEYSKVDNREEANCYDGIAKIQYLYENYELSIKYLNKALDISVKVNDKNEIGKTYNNLGIIYKKLKQYEKALKYFNKAVEIKVELNDSVGLARVYNNIGNIYSEKDEKEKAIIFYNKSIKIKELYNDKEGFIITYGNMSELYIKYADEEKNINKKREKYKIALEFAVKSLKLAEDINDIEIKKNVFLYLHKSYKGLEDYKSALKYSELHTDIKDSLFNLEKIKAVQKIESEFRTDKENQKLREQQLLTEQELKKEKAQKVNYFTGLIILLIFIVVIILNRRKIKQTNKKLKNLYNKIIAQKQIIEESERNYRILFENSPLGIYTAKPDGTILDANQTLLNILGSPSIEQTKKINITKFPPLIENGYAEDFINCRDTGEATSGEFFYTSKWGRTAYLWIHNVPLKNKKGNVEKIYSVFEDISKKKNIEKALIESEKKYRILFENSQDAIFILENNEFVACNDSSCKLFGYKNKEELLNIHPSEISPEYQEDGQLSFEKAEEMIMIAVNKGFNKFEWVHKKKNEKNFYAEVLLTKIPYKDLFIIHSVVRDITDRKQFEKGLKIAKQDAEQANRLKSEFLANMSHEIRTPMNAIIGFSSILESKTNDPLFKSYTEKIIISGNNLLELINDILDFSKIEAGHFKIEKVSSNPHDIFNDVELIFSDKVKSKGLLFDINISDTLPNLLVIDANRIRQLLLNLVDNAIKFTETGKVSVIVDYVITGKKDVLGDLKIKVEDTGIGIPENQIEYIFESFRQVEGQNTRKFGGTGLGLSITKQLTLMMGGEISVISKEGTGTEFSITLHDVKAVDDNKTNTEINVQKNISENISENISKVLIAEDNKMNRELIKLFFENENFEIIEAENGKEVLEIVKINTPDIILMDIQMPEINGYDTANIIKENEDYSNIPIIAVTAHAMSEDINKYKEIFDDYLTKPVSKEILMQTLQKFFS
- a CDS encoding sigma-70 family RNA polymerase sigma factor, yielding MATAHIHDKLIRKCKAGSSKAQFEIYKLYYKGMYNVSLRIVQDTQEAEDVMQEAFLSAFSKLDMWSQEVSFGSWLKKIVVNKSLDYIKKRKMQFANIDDKDITEEDNFGEFDESITLKVAEVKRAVQKLPEKYRIVTVMFLFEGYTHNEIADVLEISPEVSRVRFKRAKEMIAKSPGFKDTMHNIIMN